The Chitinophaga sp. Cy-1792 genome contains the following window.
AGCGTTTGAGTTCAAAGGACACCTTTACGATTTCTGAGGGGCGGCCTGCCTCTATTTTAGCTACCTCCTGGACGTTGTTGACCACTTTCAGTCCGTGGGTGGCAGCATCTATGATACTTTCCAGCAATTTCACGGTACGGTCGTCCAGGTTTTTATCATGGATATTATTAGAAGCCAGTGTGATGATGGCGCTTAACGGAGATTTCAGCTCATGGGAGGTTTCCACGAGGTATTTTCTTCTGTTGGCATCCGCCTCCCGCATCCTGATGAGCAGGTTATTGACCATCCGGATAAAGTCGGACGATACCGTAAGCGTGAGTACAAGCATCCCAAAGATGCTGAACCAGCGGAAAATATAAAGATTGGTATGGTCCAGCTGTATGGGCCGGATGATGTGGTAATGATTATTGTAGGCGGTGACTGCGAGCAGGAAGACGGTAACCAGCAGGTTGGCGGCCATTATACGCAGGTCACGGAAGATAAAGTACGAGCCCAGCACCAGGAATACCAGGAGGAAGAACCCTACTACATTGGTATTGATGGCCATTCCCAGTAGTGCCCCGAAATAAATGGCAGAGAAGCTGTGTATGGCCAGCATACAGAAGGCCGTTATTTTAGTGCTGGCCAGCCATTCGGTGATGTATATCAGGCTGAAGAAAACGGACCCTTCAAAGATGACACCGTACAGGAGGAGTTTACTTTTTACCAGCCCGTAGAACAGCATACCAAAGGCAAACACCATGAAACCAGTCAGCAGGGATAACGTGTTTAAAATCCGCAATGCGGGTGCTTGTGCTTCATCTACTTTGGCAGTGCCTGCATTAACCAGACGTTTAATAGCACTCAATAGGGATATAGGGCTCATAAGTAAAAATTAAATCCCGGTATATTTTGAGAGAAACGTAAGGTGGGCGGCAGCTTACAGCCATCGTTCCGCAGACAAAAATAGAAAATTTATCATGCATAACAAATTGGGTATGGAAAACTACGGATTTACGTTTACCTGAAATCGATTGTAATTCAACTGGAGAACGGTTCCTTCATTAAGGGTATATACTGGCTGCGGGGTACGGTAACGGTCATACGAAATTTAGCACGATAGTACTAGTCTAATAAAACGATTGAAATATTTAACAATATTGCCTTTCACGCGTACGGCATCTTGTAATCAGCCACAGGCAATAGCTCCATAGCTTCACCCGGCTAAAATGCCGGATTTCACTACTGCTTATGGGTATAAAAACTTAGTACCCTCCGTATCATTTTTATATTTAAAGAGATATAAGGAGCTTCGATTGATATCAGTTCGCTAACGGGTGTGAGGCGTAACTGTCGGGTGTTTACTGTAGCATTAAAAGCGTATTAAAAAGCGTAAAAGAGGATAAATTACTACACACATGTTAAAACAAAATTTTCTATATTTGGGAACCGTAGGAATTTTGAGAAAAATACAATTAAAACCAAAATCACAACAACGCGTTCGGAATGCATGGATCATGTGGCTTTTTCTCAATCTCACAATGATTATTTTATTTATTTCCCGATTAATAACTATAAAATACTGCGTGTGAAATTTCTATCCGCCAACTCCATATGGAGTATTCCCAAAGAAACAACAAAAATGATGATACCTCAAAAGAGACCAGTGTGTAAAGCCTGAATAATTCCTAGCGCGAAAATGAAACAACTTATTCTTCTAATCCTATTTTCTATTCTTACATTGTCGATGTTCCGAGCCCAGGCGGAACCAGCGCAGGATTCCATTCTCATTACCATTAAGAAAGGCACCTATACCCTTAAAGAAATTTTCAGCATCCTCACCAGGCATACGGGTAAGCAGGTAGCTTACGCCACCAATGTCCTGGATGATCAGCAGCGCGTAGTGCTGGCCAGACAACTAAAAGGCACAGCAAACGCTATTCTTGCAACGGTATTGCCCAGTGTAGTTAAATGGACGCTTTCCGACGATTATATCACGTTGTACCAGGATTTGCCCGGGCCATCAACCACCCAGTCCGGAAACGTTAGTTCCGGCATCACCACGGTGCGGGGCAGTGTGGTGGATACTGCAGGCAATCCTTTATTTCTGGCCACCATCAGGATTGTTGGTTCCACGGCAGGTTGTAAAAGCAGTGAATCCGGTCAGTTCAGCATCATGACACCGGAGCAGCACCCGGTATTACTGGTCAGCTATTATGGCTACGAAACCCGGCAGGTCAAGGTAGACAACCCCGACGACGTGCACATTGTGCTTACCCCTATCATGGCGGAGCTCAAGACGGTAAACGTATTATCCGATGGTTATCAGAAGATTTCACCGGAAAGGGCAACGGGTGCCTACACCGCCATTTCCACAGAGCTCTTCAACCGGAACCCCTCTTCCAGTATCCTCGAGCGACTGGACGGGATAGCCAGCGGCTTTGTCATCAACCGCAATCCGGACGGCAAAAACAACCAGCCATCTATTTCGATCAGGGGTCGTAGTACTATTTTCGCCAATGCGGAACCGCTGATCGTTGTAGACAATTTCCCATACAATGGCACACTTGATAATTTGAACCCGAATGATATTGAAAGTGTCACCATTCTAAAAGATGCTGCCGCCGCTTCCATCTGGGGAGCCCGCGCCGGCAATGGCGTCATTGTTATTACCACCAAGAAAGGCAGTAAAAAGGATAAACTGAAGCTGGAATTCAACAGCAACATCAGTATTTCAGAGAAACCCAACCTGTTCTATACCCCTCAGATGAGCGTGAAGGACTACATTGATGCGGAGAAGTTTCTGTTTAATACCGGGGCGTATTATCTATATATGGAGCAAAGTCCGGCTTACTTTGTTTCACCAGTAGTGGAATTGCTATATAAGAACAAGGACAAACAGATCAGTGATGCGGAATTGAACGATGCGTTAGACAAGATCTCCAAGGAAGATATCAGGGGAGATCTCAAGAAATATTATTATCAGTCAAGTGTAACACAACAGTATTCGTTATCGGCAAGTGGTGGTAATGCAGAAAATCAGTATTATTTATCGGTAGGATATAACAGGAACAAAGAATCCAATAAAAACTATAATACCAATGTTGCAAAATTTACCTTTAACGATAATTATTCCATTATCAAAGATAAACTATCAGTTTCTGGTGGCATGATGTACATGGAGAATCATGGTAAAGCTACATCCCCCTTTACACCACAGCTCCCCTATGGCAAACTAAAAAATGATGATGGCACCAATGCAATTGTTCCTGGTAATTGGCGGCAATCATATGTGGACACTATTGGTGGAGGTAGATTGTTAAACTGGAATTATGTTCCCTTAGATGAACAAAACATGCCCTACCTTACCACTAAAAATGTAGATTTATTATTAAATATTCGTGTACAGTATATTGTCTTGCCTAAGTTATCAGTAAATCTATATTACCAATATGGCAATGGCGCTACAACCACTCAAATATATAACAGTCCTAATTCTTACTATACCCGAAACCTTGTCAATAGCTATTCCTATTTTGATGCAAATGGCCAAACGATAAGACCAATTCCAACCGGCGGGATCCTCGATTATTTAAAATACGCCTATGAATCTAATAATATCAGAGGTGAAATTGCTTATGCTAATAACTT
Protein-coding sequences here:
- a CDS encoding SusC/RagA family TonB-linked outer membrane protein, yielding MFRAQAEPAQDSILITIKKGTYTLKEIFSILTRHTGKQVAYATNVLDDQQRVVLARQLKGTANAILATVLPSVVKWTLSDDYITLYQDLPGPSTTQSGNVSSGITTVRGSVVDTAGNPLFLATIRIVGSTAGCKSSESGQFSIMTPEQHPVLLVSYYGYETRQVKVDNPDDVHIVLTPIMAELKTVNVLSDGYQKISPERATGAYTAISTELFNRNPSSSILERLDGIASGFVINRNPDGKNNQPSISIRGRSTIFANAEPLIVVDNFPYNGTLDNLNPNDIESVTILKDAAAASIWGARAGNGVIVITTKKGSKKDKLKLEFNSNISISEKPNLFYTPQMSVKDYIDAEKFLFNTGAYYLYMEQSPAYFVSPVVELLYKNKDKQISDAELNDALDKISKEDIRGDLKKYYYQSSVTQQYSLSASGGNAENQYYLSVGYNRNKESNKNYNTNVAKFTFNDNYSIIKDKLSVSGGMMYMENHGKATSPFTPQLPYGKLKNDDGTNAIVPGNWRQSYVDTIGGGRLLNWNYVPLDEQNMPYLTTKNVDLLLNIRVQYIVLPKLSVNLYYQYGNGATTTQIYNSPNSYYTRNLVNSYSYFDANGQTIRPIPTGGILDYLKYAYESNNIRGEIAYANNFGKFAVKGIAGVERRNLDAQLKPNDRLYGYNSGNSTSIPVDFTNSYTILPTPYQETRIPNNAFGIREESTYDNNLSYYGHLGLSYLNKYTFSSTLRRDESNLFGVNTNNKGVPLYALGFAWNLSNEKFFNISWVDRLNFKYSYGYSGNVDKTITAYTTAANTGSVSIFGQPSLYILNPPNANLRWEKIGMSNLGVEFSILSKRISGSFDYFKKNGKDLIGYGPLAPSTGNSTYKGNVANMKGAGYEISLNTLIINQKFKWNSIFLLSKATDRVTEYKAEATAVNNYMTQLGINPLVGKPVYSIFSYKWAGLNPETGDPQGIVNGKPSTDYAAITGTKDLSTLVYNGPANPVYIASIRNEFSYKNVELSFLITGKFLYFFRRTSVNYSTMLTADQRISPYNPDYSLRWQKPGDEKNTNVPSQTYPKSDARSALYQYSEILVEPGDHIRFQDINLSYSIQPKSSKLKVIKVYTYINNIGILYKKTHYNIDPDYVPGNYLRIPPIRTYNIGVKVFL